From Medicago truncatula cultivar Jemalong A17 chromosome 7, MtrunA17r5.0-ANR, whole genome shotgun sequence, a single genomic window includes:
- the LOC11434943 gene encoding scarecrow-like protein 8 has protein sequence MSLCSNPNIQNPLPMNNSILQNTNFSYENSDFAEIQSTVVPTSHVPDKKMMYELEKKLHEDIDDEEEWSLVVSGIMNTNNEWSETIRNLNSFEHNPIQKPISFSPPFSTTSLNSSPSSIVSPASEFSKQSLMEAATAISEGKMDYAKEILSSFSHTQNPKLKFDSWLLDCIASALKSRVNNIENPPPVAELFSKEHTDSTQLLFDNSLCFKLSFMAANIAILEAAFKDTTKSVKNLCVVDFDIGNGKQYINLLQELHARLNGSPAMLKITTVTVNIDNENLKTIGELLVREAKSLGIGFEFKPVNLKLTELTRESLNCNSEDILAVNFAFNLCKIPDESVSTENPRDTLLRQVKSLSPSIVTILEQELNTNTALFVSRVAETLSYYNTLLESIEFAMDRGSYKRLKLEKGLSRKMRNVVACEGRDRVERCEVFGKWRARMSMAGFRLNPMSRKVTESITSRLIQGSRITVHEENGGVCFGWKGKALTVASSWC, from the coding sequence ATGTCTCTTTGCTCAAACCCTAATATTCAAAACCCATTACCTATGAACAATTCAATCCTTCAAAATACGAATTTTTCCTATGAAAATTCTGATTTTGCTGAGATTCAAAGCACAGTAGTTCCAACAAGTCATGTCCCAGACAAGAAGATGATGTATGAGTTGGAGAAAAAGCTTCATGAAGAcattgatgatgaagaagaatggTCACTAGTTGTTTCTGGGATTATGAACACCAACAACGAATGGTCAGAAACAATTCGTAATTTGAATAGTTTTGAGCACAATCCTATCCAAAAACCTATTTCATTCTCACCTCCTTTTTCCACCACGTCACTAAATTCATCTCCTTCATCTATTGTTTCACCAGCTTCTGAGTTTTCCAAACAATCATTAATGGAAGCTGCCACTGCAATTTCTGAAGGCAAAATGGATTATGCTAAGGAGATCCTCTCTAGTTTCTCACATACACAAAACCCAAAACTAAAATTTGACAGTTGGTTATTGGATTGCATTGCTTCAGCGCTGAAATCGCGTGTGAATAACATTGAAAATCCACCTCCAGTTGCAGAATTGTTCAGCAAAGAACACACTGATTCAACTCAGCTTCTGTTTGATAACTCTCTTTGTTTCAAGCTCTCTTTCATGGCTGCCAATATTGCAATCCTGGAAGCTGCATTCAAAGATACAACAAAGAGCGTGAAGAATCTTTGTGTTGTGGATTTTGATATCGGTAATGGAAAACAATATATCAATCTTCTCCAAGAGCTCCATGCACGTCTCAACGGATCACCAGCAATGTTGAAGATCACGACTGTGACAGTGAACATTGACAACGAGAACCTGAAAACCATCGGAGAACTTTTGGTTCGAGAAGCTAAGAGTTTAGGAATCGGGTTTGAATTCAAACCGGTGAACCTAAAACTCACAGAATTAACTCGGGAGTCATTGAACTGCAACTCAGAGGATATTCTTGCTGTGAATTTTGCGTTCAACCTATGCAAAATACCAGACGAGAGCGTGTCAACGGAGAATCCACGTGACACACTTCTTCGTCAAGTGAAATCACTCTCTCCAAGCATTGTAACTATTTTGGAGCAAGAACTGAATACAAACACAGCACTGTTTGTTTCACGTGTGGCTGAAACTCTTTCTTACTACAACACATTGCTAGAATCTATTGAATTCGCGATGGATCGTGGGAGTTATAAGCGATTAAAGCTTGAAAAAGGATTGAGCAGGAAGATGAGAAATGTAGTTGCTTGTGAAGGGAGGGATCGTGTTGAAAGGTGTGAAGTTTTTGGGAAGTGGCGTGCACGCATGAGCATGGCTGGGTTTAGGTTAAACCCGATGAGTCGGAAAGTTACTGAGTCAATAACTTCAAGACTCATTCAAGGTAGTAGAATTACTGTGCATGAAGAGAATGGTGGAGTTTGCTTTGGTTGGAAGGGAAAAGCTCTCACTGTTGCATCTTCTTGGTGTTAA
- the LOC11421104 gene encoding DEAD-box ATP-dependent RNA helicase 13, translating to MAEASIKKSKRKNRTVKPHDAELDRFDSLPWNSSIPQPDENDDNDASFSLFTGSNELEGGFLSLEEIDEAEYGLNIPDPENHDRKHNSKPDKKSNKQKQDGACSGGETMNDESIKSEVKKKKKKKKNKDAKENQKVELSNTGVNADVKDSVDEENIDETEYYAWNELRLHPRLMKAIHKLGFKEPTPIQKACVPAAAHQGKDVIGAAETGSGKTLAFGLPILQRLLEEREKAESISGVNGEEAAEKYATTGLLRSLIIAPTRELALQVAKHLKAVAKHINVRVTAIVGGILPEKQERLLKARPEIVVATPGRLWELMSSGEKHLIELHSLSFFVLDEADRMVQSGHFKELQSIIDMLPMSNISSEDNSKDAQNCVTVSSIQKKKRQTLVFSATVALSADFRKKLKRGSIQKKQLSTDGLDSIETLSERAGMRPNAAIIDLTNPSILAAKIEESFIECTEDDKDAHLYYILTVHGQGRTIVFCTSIAALRHISSILRILGVNVWTLHAQMQQRARLKAMDRFRENDNGILVATDVAARGLDIPGVRTVVHYQLPHSAEVYVHRSGRTARASAEGCSIALISPKETSKFASLCKSFSKDNFQRFPVENSYMPEVLKRLSLARQIDKITRKDSQEKAEKSWFDRNASSVDLVTENYDSEEEQVNKCRQKKASSKQLKKLQMELSMLISRPLQSKTFSHRYLAGAGVTPLLQEQLQQLARQKISDRQGAGFGKKGRLVVIGQDCVDALHALRSAGEEVRMDTKDSTRGQRNMVNAKRKRKEEKTRLRDQRKKKKKNQNEDDE from the exons ATGGCAGAAGCTTCGATAAAAAAATCTAAGAGGAAGAACCGAACCGTAAAACCTCACGACGCTGAACTCGACCGATTCGATTCACTTCCATGGAACTCTTCAATTCCTCAACCCGATGAAAACGACGATAACGACgcctctttttctctcttcactgGCTCTAATGAACTTGAAGGAG GTTTTCTTTCACTGGAGGAGATTGATGAAGCTGAGTATGGATTAAATATTCCCGATCCTGAAAATCATGACAGGAAGCACAACTCTAAACCGGACAAGAAGTCAAATAAGCAGAAGCAAGACGGTGCTTGTAGTGGCGGAGAAACGATGAATGATGAGAGCATCAAGTCTGaagtgaagaaaaagaaaaagaagaagaaaaacaaggaTGCAAAAGAAAACCAGAAAGTTGAACTTTCAAATACtg GTGTGAATGCTGATGTGAAGGACAGTGTTGATGAAGAGAACATTGATGAAACTGAATATTATGCATGGAACGAGTTGAGGCTTCATCCTCGTTTAATGAAAGCAATACACAAGTTGGGATTCAAGGAACCAACACCGATACAGAAAGCATGTGTTCCGGCTGCTGCTCATCAAGGGAAG GATGTTATTGGGGCTGCAGAGACAGGATCTGGTAAAACACTTGCGTTTGGTTTGCCCATTTTGCAACGTCTTTTGGAGGAGCGTGAAAAGGCTGAAAGTATAAGTGGGGTAAATGGTGAAGAAGCTGCTGAAAAATACGCTACTACGGGCCTTTTGAGGAGTCTTATTATTGCTCCAACAAGAGAACTTGCACTTCAG GTAGCCAAGCATCTGAAAGCAGTAGCCAAGCATATTAATGTTAGGGTGACCGCTATAGTTGGAGGTATTTTACCAGAAAAGCAGGAAAGACTTTTAAAAGCAAGACCTGAGATTGTGGTCGCTACTCCAGGGAGGTTATGGGAACTTATGTCATCTGGAGAAAAACATTTAATTGAG TTACATTCATTGTCTTTCTTTGTGCTTGACGAGGCTGATCGAATGGTACAAAGTGGTCATTTTAAGGAGTTACAATCAATAATTGACATGCTTCCCATGTCCAATATCTCCAGTGAAGATAATTCTAAAGATGCACAAAATTGTGTTACAGTTTCTAGcatccaaaaaaagaaaaggcaaaCTCTTGTTTTTTCAGCAACTGTCGCACTGTCCGCTGATTTTCGCAAGAAGTTAAAGCGTGGTTCAATTCAGAAAAAGCAACTATCGACAGATGGTTTGGATTCTATTGAAACTCTTTCTGAGAGAGCAGGAATGAGACCCAATGCTGCAATTATTGATCTTACCAATCCATCAATATTAGCAGCTAAGATTGAAGAGTCCTTTATTGA ATGCACCGAAGATGATAAAGATGCCCATTTGTATTATATTCTTACTGTCCATGGTCAAGGCCGCACAATAGTTTTTTGTACGTCAATTGCAGCTTTGCGTCATATTTCTTCCATATTGCGCATTCTTGGCGTTAATGTTTGGACTCTTCATGCTCAAATGCAGCAGCGAGCGCGTTTAAAG GCCATGGACCGCTTTCGTGAAAATGATAATGGCATACTTGTTGCTACAGATGTTGCTGCAAGGGGTCTTGATATTCCCGGTGTTAGAACTGTTGTCCACTACCAGCTTCCACATTCAGCAGAG GTTTATGTTCATAGAAGTGGAAGAACCGCTAGAGCTTCTGCCGAAGGCTGTAGCATTGCTTTAATCTCCCCAAAAGAAACATCAAAGTTTGCTTCATTGTGCAAGTCATTTTCAAAG GACAACTTTCAGCGATTTCCTGTGGAGAATTCATACATGCCCGAGGTTCTGAAACGTTTGTCTCTTGCACGTCAAATAGACAAGATAACTAGGAAGGATTCCCAG GAGAAGGCAGAAAAAAGCTGGTTTGATCGGAATGCTAGTTCAGTGGATTTAGTTACTGAAAATTATGACAGCGAGGAGGAACAAGTTAATAAATGTAGGCAAAAGAAAGCCAGCTCTAAGCAATTGAAGAAATTGCAGATG GAGCTCAGTATGCTGATTTCACGTCCTTTGCAATCAAAAACATTTTCACATCGATATTTAGCAGGG GCTGGTGTAACACCCCTCTTGCAAGAACAATTGCAACAATTAGCAAGGCAAAAAATAAGTGATCGCCAGGGTGCAGGGTTCGGCAAAAAGGGAAGATTGGTTGTGATTGGTCAAGATTGTGTGGATGCACTTCACGCACTTCGGAGTGCTGGTGAAGAG GTGCGCATGGATACCAAGGATTCAACACGAGGACAAAGAAATATGGTGAAtgcaaagagaaaaagaaaagaggaaaagaCAC GTTTGCGTGATCAGcgtaaaaagaagaagaaaaatcaaaacgAGGATGATGAATAG
- the LOC25498396 gene encoding DEAD-box ATP-dependent RNA helicase 10 gives MEEENKEMKSFKDLGLPESLVEACEKVGWKTPLEIQIEAIPPALEGKDLIGLAKTGSGKTGAFALPILHALLEAPRPNHFFACVMSPTRELAIQISEQFEALGSEIGVKCAVLVGGIDMVQQSVKIAKLPHIIVGTPGRVLDHLKNTKGFSLARLKYLVLDEADRLLNEDFEESLNEILGMIPRERRTFLFSATMTNKVEKLQRVCLRNPVKIETSSKYSTVDTLKQQYRFLPAKHKDCYLVYILSEMAGSTSMVFTRTCDSTRLLALILRNLGLKAIPINGHMSQPKRLGALNKFKSGDCNILLCTDVASRGLDIPAVDMVINYDIPTNSKDYIHRVGRTARAGRSGVAISLVNQYELEWYVQIEKLIGKKLPEYPANEEEVLLLEERVGEAKRLAATKMKESGGKKRRGEGDIGEEDDVDKYFGLKDRKSSKKFRR, from the exons ATGGAGGAAGAGAACAAAGAAATGAAATCATTTAAGGATCTCGGCTTACCCGAGTCATTGGTGGAAGCTTGTGAAAAAGTGGGTTGGAAGACTCCACTGGAGATTCAAATAGAAGCAATTCCTCCTGCACTAGAAG GAAAAGATTTGATTGGACTTGCCAAAACGGGTTCTGGTAAAACTGGAGCTTTTGCTCTACCGATATTGCATGCACTCTTAGAAGCACCACGCCCAAACCATTTTTTTGCATGTGTGATGTCTCCCACAAG GGAGCTTGCAATTCAAATTTCTGAACAGTTTGAAGCTCTAGGTTCTGAAATCGGTGTCAAGTGCGCTGTG CTTGTTGGAGGGATTGACATGGTACAACAATCCGTAAAGATAGCAAAGCTACCTCACATTATT GTTGGGACTCCTGGACGTGTCTTGGATCACCTAAAAAACACCAAAGGATTTTCTCTTGCTAGATTAAAATACTTG GTCTTAGACGAGGCAGACAGGCTGTTGAATGAGGATTTTGAGGAATCACTTAATGAGATTTTAGGAATGATCCCTCGCGAGCGGAGGACATTCCTTTTTTCTGCTACGATGACAAATAAG GTCGAGAAGCTCCAAAGGGTTTGTTTAAGGAATCCTGTGAAG ATTGAAACATCATCCAAGTATTCTACGGTCGACACGCTAAAGCAACAATATCGCTTCTTGCCAGCAAAACATAAG GATTGCTACCTTGTATACATTCTCTCTGAAATGGCTGGAAGTACATCAATGGTGTTCACTCGGACATGTGATTCAACCCGGCTTCTTGCTTTGATTCTCAGGAATCTCGGTTTAAAAGCCATCCCAATTAATGGTCATATGAGTCAG CCAAAGCGACTTGGAGCCTTGAATAAGTTCAAGTCCGGGGATTGCAATATTCTCCTTTGTACTGACGTAGCTAGCAGGGGACTGGATATCCCAGCAGTAGATATGGTGATTAACTATGACATTCCCACAAACTCCAAA GATTATATACATCGTGTTGGAAGGACTGCTCGTGCAGGGCGCTCTGGGGTTGCCATTTCCCTTGTTAACCAATATGAGCTGGAGTGGTACGTTCAGATAGAGAAGCTTATAG GCAAGAAGCTACCAGAGTATCCTGCAAATGAAGAGGAAGTTTTGCTTTTGGAAGAGCGTGTCGGTGAAGCCAAAAGATTAGCAGCAACG AAAATGAAGGAATCCGGAGGGAAGAAACGGAGGGGCGAAGGAGATATAGGAGAGGAGGATGATGTTGACAAATACTTTGGTCTGAAAGACAGAAAATCGTCTAAGAAGTTTAGAagataa